The sequence CCTAGCCAATAACACACAACATCCATCCCAGTGGGGCATGCCAATGACACAACGTCTGTCGGTGTGCAGGAGCAGGCTCCTCGGTGAGgaaactgctgcagctgctttcctgcaggTTGTGTGCTGGGCAGGACTGGCTGTCAGCAGCGAGAGCCGGCCGCTCATCACCTGGCTTTTCATGTGGCTGTGCCGTCAGCCACCCGTCTTCCCATGGGGATTCCCTCCTGCCTTCAAAGCGGACACCTAACGCTGCCGTTGCCACAGAAGCACCAATTTCAGGGTCTCTCCCCTGCCTGTAATGACACCTGGAAGAAATGAGTCAGCCTTGGGACTTCACTCCCTGAGTGAAGGTTGGCTTGGCTGGGAAGCGTTGGGTTATGATGGGAGAGGATGGCACAGGAGCAGAGGAATGGCGGCTGCGCTGCCCAACGAGCAGACACATCGTGGACCAGTGTGTGAGGCTGGTGCTTGACCCCAGCATCCCCTTTCTGTGCCTCCTCATCCAAACAGATGGGAGAGGCTCGCGGCAGCTCAAAGAAGGATTGCAGAAATGATGCAAGAGCTGGTAAACATGGCTAATGGTGGGTCTTGATGGCTTAAGAACTCCACgtgttttgtttgctgaaagGAAGGTCGCGAAGCAACACCTCTTGTCCACAAGTGGTCGTGGCTCAGCAAGGACCTACAGGTGTTGTCAAACTCAGCCTGGAAGCAAAGCATTAATGAAGACAACCTCTTGAGATTGCAGGGTTTAGGTGTGAGAATGCTCTGCATGCTCTCCAGTGCTGGAGGGAGCCAGCCCTATGGGCTTGGTAATAAGTCACTGCATGAGGGCACTGCTGTCACACAGGGGGGTGGGAAAAGGTTCTGAGCAGCAGTTGCTGACCACCCCATGTTTTTCATTCCAGGAGAGAGTTCTCAGAGCTGTTGGAGAAGTTTGGCTCCCAAAGCAACACCGGCTCCGCGCGGAGCTCACCTGTCCTGCACGGCGGCAGTGAGTACCGGTGCCAGCAGCTCCACGGCTGCCCTTCATCCCTCTGCCAAGGGAGTTTTCTTTGTCTCAGCATTATTTTGAAGGAGTTTTGATCTGATTTGGTTTGGGTGAAGGCTTGAGGGATGTGATGTCTTGCAAGCACTGAGCGCATCCCCAGGGCACGGCTGGTAGTGCCTGTGCAGAATGAAGCAGCAGGCCAGCACCTGCATGGTGTATTTTGGGAGAATTGAGCTGGGGCTGTAACAGCTTTCCAGATACCTGGACTCAACTGAAGTTCTGGTTCAGTAACCCCAGCAATACCCATCATTTGCAAAGGGAAAATGCTTAATGAGGGACAAGGTTAACCTAATCTAGGTGCCAGTATGCCGAATCACATATACATGGGGGTAAAAGGTGTTGGCATCCCAATGGAAGGCTGGCTGCCCTTTCTCTGGGGCACCTGTGGTTGGTATTGGGGTGACAGCCCCATGCTGGACTTGTGCTGAGGATGCTGAATGCTTCCTCTCCACAAGCAATATGTCTTTTCTATGTGGTTTCCCCCAAGAGCTCGAAAGCCAGTACCGGCTGCTGGCAGTAGAGCTGAGCAGGAGGGTGGCACTGGTGTGTTTTTGCTCCCTGAACTGACTGTGACCTTGCTGTTCAGGTCGATACCTGGAAAGCACATCCTCAGGCTCCTCCTCACGCTCCCAGAGCCCGCTGCTGCTGAGCCCGGCCAGCTCCCACGGCCCCTTCATCGGCAACCCGGCGCACGCTCCCCACGCACAGTACGTACAGCCAGGCCTCGGGGTGCCGCGGCGTAGTGACCCCATCACCACTGAGATCTGCTCTCAGAAGTCAGCAGGGCAAGGTGCCCGTGgagcttttcatagaatcataggctGGAATCATTtcggttggaaaagacttctgaggtcattgagtccaaccatTAACCTTGCACCACCAAGTTTTCTAAGGCTTGCATGCCCTGGTTTCGGTGAGCAGCTGGTGGGAAATAGTTGGGCCATTTCAGTGCTTGGCTTCTGCATTGTTGTTCTTTGTAAGGGAGTGGGTGTCCCCTCTCAAATGCGTTCCCTTTAAGGAGACGTGCACAGTAAAAAGTGAGGAGCTCCAGACCACACATTGGTTGGGAAGATGCCACCATATGTCTAATGTTGTTTtagagggaaaaacagaaaatgcctACGGCGTTCAAAGGATGGCTTGTTTGTCCTCATGTCTTCTGTACCACTGCATCACCACAATGGATAACTGTTGAAGTCCCCATTCCGGAGTCTCCCCTAGATGTCCTTGTCACAGTGGCAGCTCCCCTCTTCCTGACAAGCCTGCACCCCGAAAGCTGAAAAGCTGCCCCAACAAAACAATCAACACATTTGGGTTCTGGTTAACCACGCAACCGCTCCTCTCCCCCCAACTCTGAAACGTGGGGAGAAGCTGTGGCTTCCAACCAACCACGAGGACGGTAACCACCACCTCCCCAAAGCCCACTGAGCACCTCTGCGAGGCCACCGGTGCCATCAGAAGGTGCCTGAGGAGCACACTTCCCATTGCCCTGCTCCTGGCATGCCGACATGGTGCAACGAGAGCACGAGTGCTGCTGTGAGCCGTGGCCGCCTACAGACACCGTGTCCTTTGGCCTCGGGAGCATTTCCTGGAGTGTGCGTTTTCATGTGGTCACCCGGCCCTTTCATATTTCGCAGGGTCAGAGGTTTGGGCAGGCAGAGCTTGTTTTTGGCCGAGTCTCCTCTCCAGGGTGCGTGGGGTTGCCCTTCGAGAGACGCACGATGCAAAGGGCGTCAGCAGTGCTGGAATTGGGACCGCTCATCCCCAGGGCCCGCAGCTCCTCTTCCTTTGGCAGTGTAAACAAGCCAAGTCTCTGCTACAGAGAATCAGGCCTCACTGCAGAACCAGTAAATCCTCTTGCTAAATATCAGCCCTTTATTAGGGATTTGCAGAGGACAAATATTTGGCACCAGAGGTTTAAGCTGCTTGCACGGAGTGAGAGACCCTTTCAGAGGAGAGGCCAGCTCATCTCCTTGGCAGCTGGTTTGGATAAAGCAGGCATCCTCCCTCCTCAGCTAACCCCCTCTGGGGGTCCTGCCTTTCTTAGAGCAATGATTTTTCATAAGGTTAAGGAGCACGGCGCATTGAGGCACAGCCTGCTGTcagcccagagcacagcagcacgcTGCTCTTTCCCATGGGGTTCTGAGCACTCACCATGTGGTAGTTATTGCCATGAAGGTGTTTGAGAGCTTGATTCCCAGGGCATCTTGCAAGACTTTGAGGCCAAACTTGGCTGAGACATCAAGTCAGCTGTGTACCCTGAGCTTCACTTTGACTCCTGCTATGGATGCTTAGTAGTTAGCCAATCTGGTGATTTAGGTTGGATTTGGAATGGTAACCTCATTCATTCTTTGTGTGCTTTCGGCACAAGGGTGCTGATTCTATACCGGCTGAACCTTTAGTTTCCTCTGTCTATTTcctaaatgaaaacaagtattCCCCACCTCTGGGATTAGGCAAGGCAATTACCTTCCTAATGATAAACACTGCTAAGAAAATGGAGTCCtcacctcctccctcccacATGGGGTGGATAAAAAGATGCAGAGGCAGAAAAGACCAGGAGAAGTTGGGAGGACCCTACGCATGAAGAGAACCAGGCAGAGTTTGTCCAGAGACATGGGAAAATAAACCAGGTCACCTTGCGTCACCTGCCAACCTCTCTCCCTTGCAGCTACTCCATTGAATCAGGAATCCAGAGCATTTCTATTGCAAAGTCCTCTGGCTTAGGGCTTACGGTCAGCGGGGGAGCCAACAGGCCTGATGGTCCCATGGTTTATGTCCAAGAACTGATGCCAGACGGTGACTGCTACAAGGTAAGTCAGCGTAGAAACCCTCAGTGCCTTTGAATGAGGACTGCTAGAAGCTGTAGCTGCCCTGAATAATGCATTGCATGGACTAATGGAGATTTGTATTGCAGGAGGAGGTGCTGTGCAGAGGGCCGTTCTTTTCTAGcgttctttctctttgtttaggACGGTCGGCTCCGACCTGGTGACCAACTCATTGCTATCAACAGAGATTCTTTGGTGGGCAGCACACTGGAAGAGGCCAGAAAAATTATTGCAAAAGCCAAATTCAGGTAGGCACATAGTACATCTCCTATCATCATCACGGTGTAACAGTCTTGGGGAGAAACCCCTAATGTCCTACCAACGTTTGGCTTCAGGAAGCAGGAGGCCCTTTTGTTTGAATGACACTTCAAAATGGCTGTGATGCAAAGAAATGTTGGCAGCCTGGACCACCCTAAAGTGTAACACAGACCTTCCTGATGTTCTGTCCTCATGAACATCCCCCATCACTGCCCAACTGGGTTCCACAATAGAACTTAAGGCCAAACAAGCAACCCAACAAGCAAGGCCAAACAAGTGAGTGGAGATCCCGCTACACTGGTGCTGATTCCATTGGCTTAAGTGAGATCACCCTGGAGAAAGAACCATGGGCATAAAGGTTTTACAAACTTCAGCCGTacttttttcagtcttaaaataTTCTCTACTTGTGGCTCATTTCAGACATGAGGGAAACACAGAAGTGGCCTTTATTCCTGGAAGGGGACGGTTACATCCCGGACTGTCAGCTCATAACAAcatcccatcaccaccaccGAAGGCAGTGGGAAACgggctgagctcctgcaggctgAAGGTCCACGTGAGGTCCCCAGAGGTAGGCTGAAAATTTGGGTCTGAGACCACAGACCACAGTCCTGTGATCCTCCTTTGatcaaaaaaaaaccttttttagGGACTCCATAGTACTCCTTCTAGACTGTGAGAAGTCTGTAGTGTTGGTGTATGTGGCTCTGTTTTGCAATCGGGTATTTTGAAGCTGAAATATTGTTCCTTCTGTCTTGGGTGTGGGGCGAATGATGGGAGTTTTGTCTCCGGAGCTTCCATCCAGAGCAGATTCAGGAGTCTCaggtttaaaaaacaacactcCGTGGATAGCAACCTGCATCTCATTCCCCGGCAGCCATAGGGCTGGAAGGGATTACGAGAGTCGGTTTGATCTAGTTTCCTACCTAAGGCAGCAGCGACTCTTTGTTCTTCAAGCCCTCTGATGAGGATGAACCTGTAGCATTCCTAAGCAGCCCGTGtctgctcctctccagcctAATGATAAGACAGGCTCATGCTTCCCGGGCAGCACTGCTCTACGCTGTGTTTGCAGAGGTgagggctggagctgtgcaCGGTGAGACAGGATTTAACCATGCAACCCCCACGATAATTTAGGCCTGTGGCTGGGCTGCGTGCAGTCAGCATTCCATTCCTGGATTGTTGCAATGCCTGGTGTATCACCCGCCTTTTCCCACCTAAAATGCCATGAGAAAAGGCTGGATGGAGTTTCCTTTTGTATGAGCGTCATTCCCAAAAGGTTTTACTTTCTGGACCCTGTGGAGACACAGACTTGCAAGAATGCCAAGCACACGTTGCCTTtggctgtgccaggctgcaggcatGCTTATGAAAGTCAGCCTTAGCCTATGTATTTGTAGCTGAGTAGTATGGAGAGATGCTTTATCATCCAGCAGAAGGTGTGCTTGTGTAATACTGTGTATGTGAAAACACACCGCTGGCTGGAATtaaatttctcctttcctctctttgttgCTGAATGATGGAACTCTGAATGAAGTctcagctcagctgtgctgtggctcCTTTCCCTTCATCCTCAGGCTCCAGCCCATGGGCTGGTGCTCAAGAAAGGGTGGGCATGCATCTCTGCTTCCTGTCACACTCATTCTGAGAGTTATGTTATGGGTGACGCAGCTGACCATGGTCAGAATGAGGACCTCACTGCTGTTCTGAGTGCAGAGCCTTAAGGAGAACCCCTATGGAGAAAGATCAGGAAGCCTAACTCATCCTCAGCTCTCAATTGCAGTCAGGACAATGAGGAACTCACATCTTCTGTGTGCAGATGCTTTGGGATGGCCCAGGGGCAGCTGGGTTGCTCTCTcctgagctcctctgctctgtgtttaCACCACCACATTACGCTCAGCAATTTTCTGTgccttctttgtcttctttttctagAATAGACACGAAAACCATTTTCCTGTGCCTTCTTTGTCACCAGACATCTGCCCACCAGAGCTCACTGTCTCAGGTAAGAGCCCTGCTCCTCGTGGGGTCTGTGCTGGCAACAAGCACAGCTGCGGCTCCTTGGTGCTGAGGACAACCAGattcatttccagcagcattTCTATTGCTGTAGTGGAGTCTGATGTTGTGATAATGACACTCACCCCAGTaggagagagggaagggtgTGTGCCCAGCAGGTAGTTGTTGTGCCCACGTTGGTTTGTCCATAATAGCAAAATTCTTTACTAAGGCGTTTGGAGGAGTGCTGTCTCCTACTGGCAATAGGAGACAGCACTTGTGCCATGGGTTTGCTTGCAGCAGCACCTTTGGCCAGGTGCAAGGATCCTTGCAGGCAGCATTCCCTTCCGATGGGAACGAACAAAGAGTCATCCCATGGAGACATGGTAGAGCAAAAAGGCGAGTTCCTAATAGTGGTGCTGTACGTGGCAGTCCCAGGCATTGTGCAGGCATTCAGATTGCTCTCAGTTGTTCAGATCGAGTAGTTGCTTCTAGATGAGATAGTCAGGTTTCTCTCTACATCCAggctttatttttgcttcctttttcgTGCTGTCTTTCCTCCCCGTGCTCTGAGCCCACTGTGGGCTGGTAACCTGGTGGGACAGCCCCGTGCTGTCCCCAAGGGGCTGGCCATGGGGGTGCTGAGCTCAGATTCCCATGCAGCTTCACCTTTCCCTAAAGGAATCACAGGAAATCTCAATGATCCATGGCCTGGGGAGATTACCTTCAGCAAGATACCATACATTCTTGTGGTACAGAAGTTACTTCTACCTGGAAAGGTGGGCTTTGTTACCACGTTAGTGAGTCCCCAGCAGGCACAGCCTTGGTTTCAAGGAGGCTTTTGCATGGCCACAaccagcaggcagagctcctggcGATGGGGAACAAGCCCCCAGGCCACGGAGGCAATCCAGCAAAATAGCGATGACCTAATCGCTTCCTGCCTTAGCTGGGGGATTTCATTGCACGCGTTTGTTTCATGCCGAGTGCTGGGAAGGCTTTGTGTCGGTGTTGTCACCCATGAAAGCAGAAGAGTGGCTTTGAAAGAGCAGCAAGCCATGCTCGGAACCAGGGCCAGGGGTGCCTGGAGGTGGGAGCCCAGCAGACACCCTGGATATCCGTGTTTCCAGAGCTGGTAGCAGAGCCTCGCTGAGCTAATCCTGATTAGCAATGCTCGGAGGTAACAGCTCTGCCCTTGAACTTGGGGAGTGAAGTGCCAGTGGCCAATCCTGCTGCCCCATGTGTTACCTCCTCCTGCTTCCCGGCTGCTGCCATTAGCAGAGCAGAGGAATACTGGGATTAGGATGAGGTGTGTGCAGTAGCTTGCTGCTGCTCGCCGTGCTTCTGTTGGGCACCAGTGAGAGGGGCTCGGCCAGAGGTGGGGGCCCAGGCTGTAAAGCAGATGCCAGGCAGGGATAAAGAATTGGTTCTCAAGGAGAATCCCGTGCTGCTGGCACGATGAGAGATTGCCATGCTGTAGGGTGAGCAGAGCTGTCCTGAGCTTCTCCCAGGGGATGTCATGGTTCGCTATGGTTAATTGTGGGTTTTCCTCCAGGGATGAAGGAGCACAAGTGCCAGAGCATGGCAGTGTTATCTGGGCCCTGTACCACCACTGAGCTCTGGGGACAGcacctgcagggagcagccagctgccagcagaggcTTCTCCCCATCTTGAGATAGTTCTgacctgcacagctgctgccctttGTCCtctcacagaaacatttcacCTGCAGTGCATGCAGCTCCCACCCCAACAGCCTGCACAGGCAGCCTGGGAAAGGAGCTCAAGGCTTTTTGAAGTCTTGGGGAGGGAAGAAGTTTTGCATCAGTATTTTTCCACATTGCTTTATCCCATGCGTGCTGTGAAAAGCCAAGGCTTCCCATCATACAACTTTTCTCCTTGGCTTTCAGTTCTCCTCAATCAGAGTAGGCAAGATCCAGgcagatttatttcttcttttaagcaTATCACCACAATTACAGATCCCAGGACCCCAAAAACTCATGGCTGGAAAGTTCCTCAGTGGCCTTTCTGCAGCCCATGGTCCTCAGGTGGAACATCCCATTTTAAACCACGAGGAAGCCCACTTTCAGTACAGGTTTTCCATCCCCCCACCAACACCCAATCTTTCCAACACCGGCCTGATTCAGGCTTCTGGGACCAGATTTAATCAATCCCACTCTTCAATTATACTCTGCTGCATGcgtattttattttatgtaaccTGAAAGGTGCTTTGCGGGCACTTCTTTCCTCTACCCAAGCACTCTTCCATTAACGTTTCCCCCTGGCATTTCAGCACCCTGCTCAGCCCCCACCTTGAAAGCAACTACGGGCTCCAAACCCAAAGTAGCGTTGGATCCCCACATTCGCCTCAAGGATGGCAAGCTGGAGCTGGTGAGTGCATGGTCCCAAAGTGGCATCTCCTCCCCATCCTCCCGGCGTGCTCTGCACAGAAAACCACCCATGGACGTGGTACTAGACCATCCCTGTGCTGAATACTAACTAAGGGTGGGTGGGTGGTCTCATACAGCCTGTGATGCTGCTCCAGGAGTCTGGCCCTGAGCTGAGAGCGGACCCAGCAAAAcctggtgctgagctgggaaCGGGTTGAGAGCTTTCCATCCTGCACCAGCGTTGCATTTGGGCGTGGGAGAGCTGCACCAGGTGTTAGCATCGAGGTCACTGTGTCACTCGCTTTCCAGAGGGATTAAAAATTGCAACACGGAGTAGGAATAGTCGGAGGGAATCAGCCTGGCTGTTCGCACAGAATAAAGCTGCTGTGCCTGAGCAGCACAAACCACCCCACgctgagcaggggctgctgcagccttaGCCCCCTCCGCCCTCACCCGCAGCCGCCCAGGGACAGACACGGCTCGGGAGCGCAGAGCCCCGAGAGCTGATTTCCGTGGTGGCCTCACATTGCTCACGTGCAGCAATTAATTAATCCCATCATTACTGAAGAGTCTGGAAAAACCCTGCGTCTCGGCTCTTCAGTTGGAGTTTGCTGGAGGTTGTGTCCAGCCTTAGAAGCTCCAAAGGGAGAGCAGGGTGCGGTGAGCATCCCAGCTGCGTGCCAAGAGGCGCTGGGAGAGCCTTGGTTCCTC comes from Numida meleagris isolate 19003 breed g44 Domestic line chromosome 13, NumMel1.0, whole genome shotgun sequence and encodes:
- the LOC110405934 gene encoding syntaxin-binding protein 4-like, which gives rise to MGEDGTGAEEWRLRCPTSRHIVDQREFSELLEKFGSQSNTGSARSSPVLHGGSRYLESTSSGSSSRSQSPLLLSPASSHGPFIGNPAHAPHAHYSIESGIQSISIAKSSGLGLTVSGGANRPDGPMVYVQELMPDGDCYKDGRLRPGDQLIAINRDSLVGSTLEEARKIIAKAKFRHEGNTEVAFIPGRGRLHPGLSAHNNIPSPPPKAVGNGLSSCRLKVHVRSPENRHENHFPVPSLSPDICPPELTVSAPCSAPTLKATTGSKPKVALDPHIRLKDGKLELVLQYLGLEVTEEKKRQLRQSLTTDSQGTVAYGVLKPSIRIALCKPEK